The nucleotide sequence CCCCCGCGTTTAGCGTCTGGCGTTTTGCGTATTGCGTAAGACGTACAACGTACGACGTATGACCTAAGTCGCGTTTAGCGTCTGGCGTTTTGCGTATTGCGTACGACGTATACCAACCCCACCCCAGCCCTCCCCTGCTAGGGGGGGAGCACCCCACGTTCAGCGTCTGGCGTTTTGCGTACAACGTGAGGTGATTTACCCGGACGCTAAGCTCACGGTTCGAACAGCTCTTGCGAGGCTGGCAGAGGGTAGCCCAGGTGATGATAGGCCCGCTCGGTGGCGACCCGGCCCCGCGGGGTGCGCTTGAGGAAGCCGAGCTGGATCAGGAAAGGTTCATGGACTTCCTCGAGCGTTGCGGGGTCTTCGGAGAGGGCGGTGGCCAGGGTCTCGAGGCCCACCGGCCCTCCTCCGAAGCGCTGCAAGAGGGTCTCTAGGATCACCCGGTCGCGCCGCTCGAGGCCCATCGAATCTAGGCCCAAAGCATCCAGGGCTTCGCGGGCCCGCTCCAGGGTCACGGTGTCTTCCCCGGCCACCTCGGCGTAGTCGCGCACCCGGCGGAAAAGGCGCTTAGCGATGCGCATAGTACCCCGGGAACGCCGCCCGATCTCGTGAGCGGCCTCCTCGGTGATGGCAAGCCCCATCAAGGCAGCGTCGCGCACGATCCCTTGGGCTAGCTCTTCCTCGGTGTAAAACTCGAGGTGCTCGATGATGCCAAAGCGGCTACGCAAGGGGCCAGAGATCAGGCCGGGGCGGGTGGTGGCTCCGATTAGGGTAAAGCGCGGCAAATCCAGCCGCAGCGTGCGAGCGGCAGGCCCCTGGCCGATGACGATATCGATCTTGAAATCTTCCATCGCCGGGTAGAGGTGCTCCTCGGCAGCGCGGGAGAGACGGTGAATCTCGTCGATAAACAAGACGTCGCCCTCCTCGATGGAGTTGGTCACGATGGCCGCCAGGTCTCCGGGCTTCTCGATGGCCGGGCCGCTGGTGACCCGGATGTTCACCCCGAGTTCGTTGGCGATCACGTGTGCTAGGGTAGTTTTGCCCAGCCCAGGGGGTCCGAAAAGCAACATGTGGTCGAGCGGCTCCCCTCGGTTTTTGGCCGCCTGCAAATACACCGCGAGCTTTTCCTTGAGCCGCCGCTGGCCCACGTAATCCTCGAGACGCTTGGGCCTTAGGGTTAGATCGCCTTCCACCCTAGCATCATACTCCGAAACACGATTATGATTGCAACATAATCAACGCGGCCCTAGTGCACTGGCAACTTATTTGTGCTGACTCAGACGTCGTACGTCGAACGTCATACGAAGGGGATCGGTCCCTCGGGTGTACGGGCGTAGCCCGTCCCGACAGGGGATCGTCCCCTAGGTGTACGAGCTTTGCTCGTCCCGACAGGGAATCTACCTCTAGGTGCACGGAGCTTGCTCCGTCCCGAAGGGAATCTACCCCCGCGTTTAGCATAAGACGTACGACGTAGGACGCAAGTCGCGTTTAGCGTATAGCGTACGACGTATGACCTAAGTCGCGTCTGGCGTTTTGCGTATAGCGTACAATGAAGTTACCGGCGCACTAGCCCTCTCCAGCATCTAGCACGTCTTTTCCCTCCCACTCGAGCAGAAACCGCTGTACGAACGCTTCCATGTACCGATGCCGCTCTTCGGCAATCTTCCGGGCGGTTGGGGTATGCATGCGGTCTTTGAGCAGAAGGAGCTTTTCGTAAAAGTGGGCTAGTGAACTGCCGGACTTGTTGCGGTACGCCTCAAAAGAGGCATGGAGTTCGGGCAGCTCCTCGGGGTCGTACAGGGGGCGCTGCTTGAAGCCTCCGTAGGCGAAGGCCCGGGCAATCCCGATGGCCCCGATGGCGTCGAGCCGGTCGGCGTCTTGCACCACCTGGCCCTCGAGCGTGGGCATCTCGTCGGGAACCCCGGCCCCCTTGAAGCTCACCCGTTGGCAAATATCCAGGACCTGCCGGATCGTCGGGGGAGGCACCCGAAGCTCGGTCAACAAGGGCTCGATTACCGGATCGTGGGGGTATTTCCAGTCCTCGAGGTCGTGGCAGAGCGCGGCCAGCTCGACCAGGTAGAGATCGGCCTGCTCGGCTGCGGCGATCCGTTTCGCCATCCGCCACACCCGCCAGATGTGCCACCAATCGTGGCTGCCTTCGCTCACCGAGCGGGCCTTGACCCGCTCGGCCAGGGATTGGATGTGCTGCTTTATCCTCACCCCGTAATCGTACTTGGGTGGGTAAGCTGTTACTCGTGCTGCGCTTTACCGCTCAAGGCGTTCGCCTCGACCAAGCGTTGGCCTACGAGGCTAAAACCTCGAGGGTCAAGGCCCAGGAGTGGATCGAAATGGGCCTCGTGCGGGTGGACGGTAAGCCGGTAACCAAGGCCTCTTACCGGCTAAAGGGGGAGTGGGTGGAGGTCGAGCCTCCCCCCGAACGCCCCCCCAGCGTCGAGCCGGAAAATGTGCCGCTCGAGGTTCTCTACGAAGACCAGGACCTGGTAGTGGTCAACAAACCTGCGGGCATGATCACCCATCCCGCCCCAGGGGTTACCTCGGGAACCTTGGTGAACGCAATTCTGGGGCGTTATGCCGAGCTAAGGGGGGTGCTAGCGACCCAGCTCGAGGACGAAGAAGCACCTTCACGACCCGAACTCATCCGGCCTGGCATCGTTCACCGGCTCGATAAGGACACCTCGGGGGTGATCCTGGTGGCCCGCCACGAGGCCGCCCACCGCCGGCTCTCCGAAGCTTTCCGGGGTCGCAGCGTTTACAAGCGCTATCTGGCGATTACCGCGGGCCACCCTAAAGAGGGAACCTTCGCCGCCCCTATCGGACGCCACCCGGTGGACCGCACCCGGATGCACGTGGGAGGGATCGCCGCCCGCTACGCCGAGACCGACTTCGAGATCCTGGCGACTTCCGGCCAGTACGCCTTGGTAAGCGCCGTCCTGCACACCGGGCGGACCCACCAGATTCGGGTCCACCTCAAAGCCTTGCACGCCCCCATCCTGGGTGACGAGGTGTACGGCAAGCCCTCAGGGTTGATCGCCCGGCAGGCCCTCCACGCCTACGAACTGCGCATCCAGCACCCCCGCACCGGGAAGTACCTCGAGTTCACCGCCCCAGTGCCCGCCGATATGGTCGGGGCCTGGGAGGCTTTGGGTGGAACCTGGCCGGAGATGCTTGTTTCGGCGTAAGCCGTGAGGCTACAGCTTCAGCTGGGCCAAAGCTTGGTGGGTTAGCTTGGGCGGGTGCTGGCTCGAGTCCTTGGCTACTACAAGAAGCGGGGTCCACTCCTGCTGCTTCTCTTCTTGGGCATCCTGCTCCCCCTCATCGTCTTGGGGGTTTTGTCCGACGAGGTCTTAGAGCGTGAGGACATCCGCCTCGACCGCTGGGTCATCGGTTTGATGCACCCGCTGGCTTCCCCGACCCTGCAGAAGATCGGCCTGGTGTTACGGTTTTTGGGCGGGGTAGAGGTGCTGGGGGCAGCTTCGCTTTTCATCGTGGGGTACTTGTTCCTTAGAAAACGCTTCTGGAAGGCCGTGTTTTTCGCCCTCGCGATGGGGGGTGCGGTGGGGCTGAACCTGCTGGCCAAGGCTTTTTTTCGCCGTGACCGCCCGCTCGAGGCCCTCTTGCATGAGCCCAACTACAGCTTCCCCAGCGGCCACGCCAGCGGAAGCATGGCCTTCGCGATGGCGGTGATCGTCCTCCTCTGGCCGAGCCGCTGGCGGTGGTGGGCGGTGATGGTGGGTATCGGCTTTACGTTGCTGGTGGGGGTTTCCCGGATTTACCTGGGCGCCCACTACCCCTCGGACGTGCTGGGCGGGTGGATGGCCTCGCTGGCCTGGGTGCTCGGGTTGCGTCAGGTGTTGCGCTCGAGGCTCAGGCCCTCGAGACCTGAGCCTCACTAGGGGCTTCGCTCATCCGCCCCCGCATGCTCTCCAGCCTCCCCCTCACCTTCACGGCTTTGGTCGCCTGTGCGAGGCCGTAGGGCGGCATGTTGATATAGACGTTCTCAAAGGCTCCGGCCTCGACCTGGTACGTTTCGTGCCAGATCCCCACCGCGCCCCCCTTGAAAGACTGGCGGAAAAACTGCTTCCAGGCTTCGGGGTGCAGATCGGGCTCCTGGCGGGCGAAGCGCTCCAAGTCCTCGGTGCTCCTCCAGTACTGCACCATGACGGTCTCACGAAAGTTCAAGCTGAGGAAGGGGCCATTCGCACCCAGAAACCCGCTCTCGGGATGCTGGTAAAGATATCTCACCATGGGCTCCATGGCCCTCGCTACCGGCAGCCAATCGCGCCAGCGCAGCCAGTTGTTGACCCGCATTCCGATGAGGAAAACCACCAGCGGGCCTTCGTGTTTTGCCGTGAAACGTCCAGTTTGGGGGCTCATGCTGACTCCCGGGCAGTTTTCAGGGTGGATGGGAGGGGGTGCCGCCGGTACCACTCGAGCGTCCGCCGTAGGGCTTCTTCCATCGGCGTATGCAAGTCTCCGAAAGCTGTTGCGAATTTTGACGAATCTACTACATAGGGCCGCTCGAACTGATAAAGCATCTCCTGCATCTCTTGTAATACCGGCATGAACCTACTGACCACCCTCAAGGCTAACCCCCCTAGGGTGCGAATTCTGAGCGGTTTCCCGGCGAGACGGGCAGCGAGTTCCAACACCTCGCGCCTAGTCTGAGTGGGGGGATTGGGCACGTGCCAGACTTTCCCGAAAGCCTCTTCGTGTTCACCTAGAGTGACCAGGGCCTTTCCAAAATCTTCTATGTAGGTAAGGGTGTGGGGCAGATCGATATTGCCGATTTGCAAAACCGCTTGGCCGCGCAGCAGAGCGGGAAATACCCGACTCCCCAAGATAGACTGATCGGTGGCGTAGGGGCCGAAGAAGTTTGCGCCGCGTCCGAACGTGACCCGGACTCTACCTTCACGGTGAGCTTGCAGCATCGCCTCCACGGCCTTGGCCCTGGCCCGGCCTTTGCGGGTGGTCGCGTTCATGGGCCGGTCTTCGCGGATGGGGCCTGCGGCCTGATCGTACATGTAGAGATTGTCCCCGATCACTAGCCGGGCTCCGGTCTCTTTGGCGGCTTCCAGAATGTTCTTCCACATCCGGGGCAGGTCGGTTTCCCAGGCCGCGCCGGAGTAAGCCGGGGCCACACAGTTGTAGATCACCGCAGCTCCGTCCGCAGCCACGCGAGATTGTGTGGGGTCATATACGTCTACGGCCACCACCTCGACCCCAGCAGGCAGGTCACCCATGCGACCGCTGCGGTTGACCATCCGCACCTTTTGGCCGCGTCGTAGCAGCTCCCTCATAACCGAGCGCCCTAAGGGGCCAGTGCCGAACACC is from Meiothermus sp. Pnk-1 and encodes:
- a CDS encoding HD domain-containing protein, which translates into the protein MRIKQHIQSLAERVKARSVSEGSHDWWHIWRVWRMAKRIAAAEQADLYLVELAALCHDLEDWKYPHDPVIEPLLTELRVPPPTIRQVLDICQRVSFKGAGVPDEMPTLEGQVVQDADRLDAIGAIGIARAFAYGGFKQRPLYDPEELPELHASFEAYRNKSGSSLAHFYEKLLLLKDRMHTPTARKIAEERHRYMEAFVQRFLLEWEGKDVLDAGEG
- a CDS encoding NAD-dependent epimerase/dehydratase family protein, translated to MSKELHVVFGTGPLGRSVMRELLRRGQKVRMVNRSGRMGDLPAGVEVVAVDVYDPTQSRVAADGAAVIYNCVAPAYSGAAWETDLPRMWKNILEAAKETGARLVIGDNLYMYDQAAGPIREDRPMNATTRKGRARAKAVEAMLQAHREGRVRVTFGRGANFFGPYATDQSILGSRVFPALLRGQAVLQIGNIDLPHTLTYIEDFGKALVTLGEHEEAFGKVWHVPNPPTQTRREVLELAARLAGKPLRIRTLGGLALRVVSRFMPVLQEMQEMLYQFERPYVVDSSKFATAFGDLHTPMEEALRRTLEWYRRHPLPSTLKTARESA
- a CDS encoding RluA family pseudouridine synthase; the encoded protein is MLRFTAQGVRLDQALAYEAKTSRVKAQEWIEMGLVRVDGKPVTKASYRLKGEWVEVEPPPERPPSVEPENVPLEVLYEDQDLVVVNKPAGMITHPAPGVTSGTLVNAILGRYAELRGVLATQLEDEEAPSRPELIRPGIVHRLDKDTSGVILVARHEAAHRRLSEAFRGRSVYKRYLAITAGHPKEGTFAAPIGRHPVDRTRMHVGGIAARYAETDFEILATSGQYALVSAVLHTGRTHQIRVHLKALHAPILGDEVYGKPSGLIARQALHAYELRIQHPRTGKYLEFTAPVPADMVGAWEALGGTWPEMLVSA
- the ruvB gene encoding Holliday junction branch migration DNA helicase RuvB; its protein translation is MEGDLTLRPKRLEDYVGQRRLKEKLAVYLQAAKNRGEPLDHMLLFGPPGLGKTTLAHVIANELGVNIRVTSGPAIEKPGDLAAIVTNSIEEGDVLFIDEIHRLSRAAEEHLYPAMEDFKIDIVIGQGPAARTLRLDLPRFTLIGATTRPGLISGPLRSRFGIIEHLEFYTEEELAQGIVRDAALMGLAITEEAAHEIGRRSRGTMRIAKRLFRRVRDYAEVAGEDTVTLERAREALDALGLDSMGLERRDRVILETLLQRFGGGPVGLETLATALSEDPATLEEVHEPFLIQLGFLKRTPRGRVATERAYHHLGYPLPASQELFEP
- a CDS encoding DUF4188 domain-containing protein — encoded protein: MSPQTGRFTAKHEGPLVVFLIGMRVNNWLRWRDWLPVARAMEPMVRYLYQHPESGFLGANGPFLSLNFRETVMVQYWRSTEDLERFARQEPDLHPEAWKQFFRQSFKGGAVGIWHETYQVEAGAFENVYINMPPYGLAQATKAVKVRGRLESMRGRMSEAPSEAQVSRA
- a CDS encoding phosphatase PAP2 family protein; translated protein: MLARVLGYYKKRGPLLLLLFLGILLPLIVLGVLSDEVLEREDIRLDRWVIGLMHPLASPTLQKIGLVLRFLGGVEVLGAASLFIVGYLFLRKRFWKAVFFALAMGGAVGLNLLAKAFFRRDRPLEALLHEPNYSFPSGHASGSMAFAMAVIVLLWPSRWRWWAVMVGIGFTLLVGVSRIYLGAHYPSDVLGGWMASLAWVLGLRQVLRSRLRPSRPEPH